In Bradyrhizobium guangxiense, the genomic window ACTGATCGCAATACGCCAGAATGCGCGGCGCGCGGCACGCGGAGAGAAGCGTGGCGTGGAAGACACGATGCGCGCGCTCCCATTCCGGGTCAACGGAAGCCGGCGTAAACGGAATGCGGGACAGCCGGTGCCATGAGAGCAGGACCTGCTCCTCCCACTCGGCCCCACCGTACTCGAACGATTTTCTGAGAGCGAACTCGTTGAGCACGATCCTGGTCTGCAAGAGGTCGTCCAAATCCTCGATGCTCAACGGCGCGACGGAAAAGCCGCGCTGGTCGGAATGCATGATGAGGCCGTCTTTGGCCGCCCGGGTCAGAGCCTCGCGCATCGGAGCTGCGCTGACCCCATAACGTTCGCACAGCGAGCGGATCTTCAGCTTTTGGCCGAAGGAAAACATCCCTCCGATCACGTCCATACGGAGCTTCTGGTAGGCGGCCGTTGCGAGCGTCTCTGATGCGTCCGACAAACTACCCCTCCTGAAATAGAAATTTCTTGCCTTGACGTATGATAATCTTTATTTAAGTCGGGCAAGTCAAATAATATATTGTTTGGAGCCGAAATGGACCTCGGTTTGGCGGCTAAACGGGCCCTCGTATGCGCGTCCTCTAAGGGGTTGGGTTTTGCATGCGCGACTTCGCTCGCCCGCGAGGGCTGCGAAATCACACTGAACGGCCGGGATGAGGAGCGCCTTCGCCTGGCCGCAAAGTCCATCGAGGCCCTCGCGGGTAAGCCAGTGGCGTTCGTCCAGGCGGACATCGCGGAAGAATCGGGTCGCCAAACGGTTATCGAGGCCTGTCCCGAACCCGACATCCTCATCAACAACAATCACGGGCCGGCGCCCGGAAATTTCCTCGAGTTCGGCCGCACGGAGTGGTTGGAGGCGATCGAGCAGAACATGCTCGCGCCCCTTCACTTCGTAAAAACCTTTCTTCCTGGAATGCGGGACCGGAAGTTCGGGCGGATCATCAATATCACGTCTGCCATGGTGAAGGCGCCGCATCCCAAGATGGAACTCTCGTCAGGCGCGCGCGCCGGGCTCACGGCGGCCTGCAAGTCGCTTGCCCGGCAATACGCCGCCTACAACGTCACCATCAACAACATGCTGCCCGAGCGCATCGATACCGATCGTCAGCGCTTCATGGCGGAAAGGATGATGTCGGAGCTGGGAATATCGCTTGAAGAGGCACGCACCAGGATCGCCGACTCGCTTCCGGCGAAGCGATTCGGAAAGCCAGAAGAATTCGGGGATGCCTGTGCCTACCTCTGCAGCGTACAGGCGGGCTTCATCACCGGCCAGAATCTTCAACTGGACGGCGGCTCCTACCCCGGCCTGATTTGAACGAAAACCAATACAAGGGAGGACTTGATGGCGATACCGCGACCCGTATTTCGTCCACCGTTCAACATGCCCCGAGCAAGCCATGTCGTGCTCGCGGTGAAAGACCTGAAAGAGAGCAAGCGCTTCTACGTCGACGCGCTCGGATTCGTAGTCAGCAGCGAAGACGAAAACCGCCTCTACCTCCGAGGACTCGAAGAAGGTTGCCATCATTCCCTCGTTCTGGAACAGGGCGGCAAGCCGAGCGCGCAACACATTGGCTTTCGCGTTCTGACCGAAGAGGATTTGGATGCTGCAGAAGCTTTCTTCCGGGATCTAGGTCATCGTCCGACCTGGGTCGAGGTACCTCATCAGGCTCGTACGCTGCGTGTTTCCGACGCCGCGGGTGTTCCTCTCGATATTTGCGCCTCCATGGAAACGAGGCCTCGTCTGATCTTGCAATCCAGCCGTTTTAGCGGCGCCTGTCCGCAGCGGCTCGACCATTTTCAGATTTTGACACCACACGTGGACCGGGCGCTCGAATTCTACACTCGTCTCGGATTCAGACTGTCGGAGTACATTACGCAGGACGGATCGGAAGAACCGAGCTTCGTTTTCCTGCAGAGAAAGGGCAATCCGCACGACATAGTGTTCGCCCCAGGTCCGGGCCCAGGACCTCTCCTTCATCACGCCGCCTTCACCATCCCGGAGACCTACCATCTCATGTTCATCTGCGATCTGCTCGCCGAGATGGGCTTCGGTAGGTCGGTGGAGTACGGCCCGGCGCGCCATTTCGCTCCCGGATATGCCCGCTTCGTTTATCTCCGCGACCCGGACGGACACCGCATCGAACTGTTCAACACTCACTACCAGACGATCGACATCGAGGACGAACCGCTCAAATGGGAGATGGCGAAGGTATTGGCCGGTGGATGGGCCCCCCCTCCTCCCCAATCGTGGATGACCGAGGCAGCTCCGTTCGGCGCGGCAGAATAGTCCGGCCAAACTGGCTGCGGCAGAGGGCCACCGGCTATTCCGAATAGTACCTCTAGAAGAGGCGCACCCGGGTGGAATTCAGGACTGAAAAGCTAGAGCGACGCGAGGTTAACCATCAGCGCGCCGACTGCCTGCGTCGGGAGCTCGGTGATCAACTTGGAGCCCTAGCCTTCAAAGGGTGTATCCGACGTGCTATATAATGATACACGGCAACGGCTAGAGGATCCGGATGGCTTTCCATATTAAGAATCCTGATACTGACGCGCTGGCCCGCAGGATCGCGGCGCTCAAGAAGATCGGCCTCACCGAGGCCGTGCATACGGCGCTCACCCATGAGCTGGAGCGTGAGCAGGGTAAGCCTACCTTGGTCGACTTGGGCGTACAGTTCTGTCGCGATCTCCGGGCCAGGGGCAATCCGCAAAAAAGTAGGCCGGCAGACAAGGTGTTTCGCGACGGCCTTTACGAAGTTGACTGATGTTTATCGATGCCTCGGCGTTGACCGCGATGTCGATCGATGAAGACGAAGCGCGGGAGCTGTTGACGCGCCTTCAACAAGCGGCCGCGCGTTGACACTCGCCGCTGGCAGTGTGGGAGGCGGTGATCGCCGTAGCCCGAATACTTGGTCTTCCAATCTCGGACGCTAGCGAAGCAGTCGAGAGCTATCTGGCGCTAATGGAAATCAAGATGGTGCAAGTGCCGCCCGAAACGGCCCGGATCGCGCTCGACGCCTTTGACCGTTAAGGCAAGGGCCGACACCCAGCACGGCTGAATTTCGGGACTGTTTTGCTTATGCATGCGCCTGCCATTTAGGAGAGCCTTTGATGTTCAAAGGCACCGATTTTCCGCAGACTAATATTGAAGCTGCATGATGCCGTCCGCGCAGGAGTGCTCACGGCAAGTGTAGGCCAGGACGAGAGCTACAAATCCCGGTCAACGACCGGCCAGTGACTGGAAAGGGCAGGTGGCTTTCCGAAGAACGCGGGCAGTCTCATCTTCTTCCCGAAGAGTGGTGCATTGACTTCCAGAGCGGACGCGCCACCCTAGACTCCGTCGAGACAGAACTGTTGCAGCTCTCCCGAGTTTCCAACTCGTTCACCTCCGCGGTGGCTCATAAATATGCGCAAAACGCCTGTCGGAATACACATTCGACGCAACCATGGATGCCATCATGGAGCTCGACATGCTCACGACGGCGTTTGTCGTAGCCTATGTGCGTCTGCATCAGGGCGGAAACGGCAGCGGATTCGATCGCCATAACCTTCCTTAAACGTTTCACAAAGTTCATGATGAAATCATCGAGATGCGCAACAAGATTCGCGCATAAAGACAGCCACCTTCACGAACTCATGGGGCTCGATTTTTATGGCGAACGCTTCTTTCTTAAATGCGGCGGAGAGGATGAAGGAGGCTGCATCCGACAAGTCCGCATTGCACGATGACGTCGACCGAGGAGAGCAAAGTGAGGAATTCAAGCGCATCACCGGCGCAGCTAGTGAACGATCGGAACGACCATGCTCGGCGCTGCCGCCGAGCATCTGAGGACCGAGGTCAAATTGACCGGCATTTAGGGCAACCGGGTGCAACGCTGCCATGTCCAAGCGGCACGCCGCCTATTCGCTGGATAGTTTCGATTGTCGCACGGTCGAACGACGCCTCCTATGTCGCGACGCCGGCGGTTGTAACCGCGACACGGATTTATCACGGTAAGCGCCTTGAAGGATCAGCTCGGTTTCCCGCGGGCACCCGTGTTGGAGCGCCGATGGCGTGGCGGCCTTCCCCGATCCCGTGTTCCTGCCGACTCCGCGCTCATTTGCGGAGCACACCTACCGACATGCCAACAGGCGGCCATTTCGCAGCGATGGGAGAGCCAAAGCTGATGCTGGCCGACTTGCGAGCTATCAACGGCAGAGTCTTGGGAGAGCGCTGCTAAAGTCGGAACTCTCGCTTTCCGAAGCGCGGCGCATCACGCTTGCGGCCCAGGGCTTCAATATCCCTCGTCGCGGCGGAGCCACCAGAGCGGCGCGGCTACAACGAGCGATCAAGCGGCTCTGCC contains:
- a CDS encoding SDR family oxidoreductase; amino-acid sequence: MDLGLAAKRALVCASSKGLGFACATSLAREGCEITLNGRDEERLRLAAKSIEALAGKPVAFVQADIAEESGRQTVIEACPEPDILINNNHGPAPGNFLEFGRTEWLEAIEQNMLAPLHFVKTFLPGMRDRKFGRIINITSAMVKAPHPKMELSSGARAGLTAACKSLARQYAAYNVTINNMLPERIDTDRQRFMAERMMSELGISLEEARTRIADSLPAKRFGKPEEFGDACAYLCSVQAGFITGQNLQLDGGSYPGLI
- a CDS encoding VOC family protein, which encodes MAIPRPVFRPPFNMPRASHVVLAVKDLKESKRFYVDALGFVVSSEDENRLYLRGLEEGCHHSLVLEQGGKPSAQHIGFRVLTEEDLDAAEAFFRDLGHRPTWVEVPHQARTLRVSDAAGVPLDICASMETRPRLILQSSRFSGACPQRLDHFQILTPHVDRALEFYTRLGFRLSEYITQDGSEEPSFVFLQRKGNPHDIVFAPGPGPGPLLHHAAFTIPETYHLMFICDLLAEMGFGRSVEYGPARHFAPGYARFVYLRDPDGHRIELFNTHYQTIDIEDEPLKWEMAKVLAGGWAPPPPQSWMTEAAPFGAAE
- a CDS encoding GntR family transcriptional regulator codes for the protein MSDASETLATAAYQKLRMDVIGGMFSFGQKLKIRSLCERYGVSAAPMREALTRAAKDGLIMHSDQRGFSVAPLSIEDLDDLLQTRIVLNEFALRKSFEYGGAEWEEQVLLSWHRLSRIPFTPASVDPEWERAHRVFHATLLSACRAPRILAYCDQLFDSADRYRFMSRAAHVGGARTADHKMIADAVLAHRPDEAVVLLTRHFSETAELCRQQLLLQGKAQPGVVTRTPC
- a CDS encoding type II toxin-antitoxin system VapB family antitoxin; this encodes MAFHIKNPDTDALARRIAALKKIGLTEAVHTALTHELEREQGKPTLVDLGVQFCRDLRARGNPQKSRPADKVFRDGLYEVD